In Geobacter anodireducens, a genomic segment contains:
- a CDS encoding peptidase M16, translating into MKRSAMCIAVQMLLALVVILPAFGAGLEERVREHTLKNGMKLLMVERHTSPTVAAWIRFRVGSVDERSDERGIAHLLEHMLFKGTKTLGTKDYAAEKPLLDKIEETAQALIAEKAKGARADAGRVDDLRKKLNALEAEAGKYVIKEEFAEIYARNGGAGYNAMTGKDGTTYLINMPSNKLELWAAIEGDRMQNAVLREFYTERDVVMEERRRSYDTEPGSKLWETFVAVTYNAHPYGQPIIGWMSDLENLTRTKAEEFFRRYYKPNNAIVALVGDIDPDKTIALVEKYFGDIPPGTLVGPVAVVEPAQQGERRVEILADAEPELLIGFHKPTLPNPDDYVFDVIDMILADGRTSRLYKKLVVEKQLAAEVSAFSAPGSRYPNLFVVAATPRAPHTAKEVEDAIYEELERLKKEPMTERELAQILNRLEYEESRQMISNGGLARNLTEYEAVTGSWRYLIEHRREVAKVTPDDVIRVARKYFVRENRTVGVITKKDDVK; encoded by the coding sequence ATGAAAAGATCGGCTATGTGCATCGCAGTGCAAATGCTGCTGGCGTTGGTTGTCATCCTCCCGGCCTTCGGCGCGGGCCTTGAGGAGCGGGTGCGGGAGCATACCCTGAAAAACGGGATGAAGCTTCTCATGGTGGAACGCCACACGTCGCCCACGGTGGCCGCGTGGATCCGGTTCCGGGTGGGGAGCGTGGACGAGCGCAGCGACGAGCGGGGAATCGCCCACCTGCTGGAGCACATGCTGTTCAAGGGGACCAAGACCCTCGGCACGAAGGATTATGCCGCCGAAAAGCCGCTCCTGGACAAGATCGAAGAGACGGCCCAGGCCCTGATCGCCGAAAAGGCCAAGGGCGCCCGGGCCGACGCCGGACGGGTGGATGACCTCCGCAAGAAGCTCAACGCCCTGGAGGCCGAGGCCGGGAAGTACGTGATCAAGGAGGAGTTTGCCGAGATCTACGCCCGCAACGGCGGGGCCGGCTACAACGCCATGACCGGCAAGGACGGCACCACCTACCTGATCAACATGCCGTCCAACAAGCTGGAGCTCTGGGCCGCCATCGAGGGGGACCGGATGCAGAACGCGGTGCTGCGCGAGTTCTACACCGAGCGTGACGTGGTCATGGAGGAGCGGCGCCGCTCCTACGACACGGAGCCGGGGTCCAAGCTCTGGGAGACCTTCGTGGCCGTCACCTATAATGCCCATCCCTACGGCCAGCCGATCATCGGCTGGATGTCAGACCTGGAAAACCTGACCAGGACCAAGGCCGAGGAGTTCTTCCGCCGGTACTACAAGCCCAACAACGCCATCGTTGCCCTGGTGGGGGACATTGACCCGGACAAGACCATCGCCCTGGTTGAAAAGTACTTCGGCGATATCCCGCCGGGAACCCTTGTGGGGCCGGTGGCCGTGGTGGAGCCCGCCCAGCAGGGCGAGCGGCGGGTGGAGATCCTGGCGGATGCCGAGCCGGAACTGCTGATCGGCTTCCACAAGCCGACCCTGCCCAATCCCGACGACTACGTCTTTGACGTGATCGACATGATCCTGGCTGACGGCCGCACCTCGCGCCTCTACAAGAAGCTGGTGGTGGAGAAGCAACTGGCCGCCGAGGTCTCCGCCTTCTCGGCCCCGGGGAGCCGCTACCCCAACCTCTTCGTGGTGGCCGCCACCCCCCGCGCGCCCCACACGGCCAAGGAGGTGGAGGATGCCATCTACGAGGAGCTGGAGCGGCTCAAGAAGGAGCCCATGACCGAGCGGGAGCTGGCGCAGATCCTCAATCGCCTGGAATACGAGGAGAGCCGGCAGATGATCTCCAACGGCGGGCTCGCCCGTAACCTGACCGAGTACGAGGCCGTGACCGGCTCCTGGCGGTACCTGATCGAGCACCGCAGGGAGGTGGCCAAGGTGACCCCCGACGATGTGATCCGGGTGGCCCGGAAGTATTTCGTCCGAGAGAACCGGACCGTGGGGGTCATCACGAAGAAGGACGACGTAAAGTAG
- a CDS encoding ABC transporter substrate-binding protein has protein sequence MKRSDTISWSQVRGGLFVLAALAFFAGGVLIMGDKTKFFVPKGRLSVIMTDVAGLKVGAPVWLAGVDVGIVTDIRFERPEQSNEVEAVLEVDKEALKKIGRDSVITVKTRGLLGEKYVDITPTRQIIATPETRLQGTSLPKLDDVVQKAGEAFERVNAVVAKTERGEGTLGRFASDPKLYDNLVRLTVELNTIADSVNRGEGTLGMLNRSREPYDRLMNILARTDSTLAEIQSSEGTLSKLIRDRELYDKLVAVADKAGGAADEVRELNRKLVAKEGTLGLLLADRGFYDKGMSLIDRADRSLSSLEEITTRLQRGEGTAGKLLSDKELYDKLNRMVGDLDLLVLDIKENPKRYVKFSLF, from the coding sequence ATGAAACGAAGCGACACCATATCGTGGTCCCAGGTGCGGGGCGGGCTGTTCGTCCTGGCGGCCCTGGCCTTTTTTGCCGGCGGGGTCCTGATCATGGGGGACAAGACCAAGTTCTTCGTGCCCAAGGGGAGGTTGTCGGTGATCATGACCGACGTGGCCGGACTCAAGGTGGGCGCGCCGGTCTGGCTGGCCGGGGTCGACGTGGGCATCGTCACCGACATCCGCTTCGAGCGCCCCGAGCAGAGCAACGAGGTGGAGGCGGTGCTGGAAGTGGACAAGGAGGCCCTGAAGAAGATCGGCCGCGACTCGGTCATCACCGTCAAGACCCGCGGGCTCCTGGGGGAAAAGTACGTGGACATCACCCCCACCCGCCAGATTATCGCCACGCCTGAAACGCGGCTCCAGGGCACCAGCCTCCCCAAGCTCGACGACGTGGTCCAGAAGGCGGGAGAGGCCTTCGAACGGGTCAACGCCGTGGTGGCCAAGACCGAGCGGGGCGAGGGGACCCTGGGGCGCTTTGCCAGCGACCCCAAGCTCTATGACAATCTGGTGCGGCTCACGGTGGAGCTGAACACCATTGCCGACTCCGTGAACCGGGGGGAGGGGACCCTCGGCATGCTCAACCGGAGCCGCGAGCCCTATGACCGGCTCATGAACATCCTGGCGCGGACCGACAGCACCCTGGCGGAGATCCAGTCGTCGGAGGGGACCCTGAGCAAGCTCATTCGCGACCGGGAGCTCTACGACAAGCTGGTGGCCGTGGCCGACAAGGCCGGCGGGGCCGCGGACGAGGTGCGGGAGCTGAACCGCAAGCTGGTGGCCAAGGAGGGGACTCTGGGGCTGCTCCTGGCCGACCGGGGCTTCTACGACAAGGGGATGAGCCTCATCGACCGGGCCGACCGCTCCCTCTCTTCCCTGGAAGAAATCACCACGCGCCTCCAGCGGGGCGAGGGGACCGCCGGCAAGCTCCTGTCCGACAAGGAGCTCTACGACAAGCTCAACCGGATGGTGGGCGACCTGGACCTGCTGGTGCTGGACATCAAGGAAAACCCCAAGCGGTACGTGAAGTTTTCGCTGTTCTGA
- a CDS encoding ABC transporter permease, with protein sequence MPLTSIEQTVKSFLAEFQAFCVLSLRAVVRIFRRPGYYREFVIQFDKMGVGSLFIICLTGLFTGMVMALQALIQLKPFAATSYVGGMVAVTMVKELGPVLSSLMVAGRVGSSITAELGTMVVTEQVDAMRVEGTDIVSRLVTSRLKALMLAMPMLALVTDAVALLGGYIIAAGYDINLLMYWKSLPQFMVFQDLIEGVMKPFVFGTLIALIGCYVGLSTRGGAEGVGTSAKRAVVLSSVMVLVADFFMTKIFIVFR encoded by the coding sequence ATGCCATTGACCTCCATTGAACAAACCGTCAAGAGCTTTCTCGCCGAATTCCAGGCGTTCTGCGTCCTTTCGCTCAGGGCCGTGGTGCGCATCTTCCGCCGCCCCGGCTACTACCGGGAATTCGTCATCCAGTTCGACAAGATGGGCGTCGGCTCCCTCTTCATCATCTGCCTCACGGGGCTGTTCACCGGCATGGTCATGGCGCTCCAGGCACTGATCCAGCTCAAGCCCTTCGCCGCCACCAGCTACGTGGGGGGGATGGTGGCGGTGACCATGGTAAAGGAACTGGGGCCGGTCCTCTCCTCCCTCATGGTCGCGGGCCGGGTCGGCTCGTCCATCACCGCCGAGTTGGGCACCATGGTGGTGACCGAGCAGGTGGACGCCATGCGGGTGGAGGGGACCGACATCGTCAGCCGGCTGGTCACCTCCCGCCTCAAGGCACTGATGCTGGCCATGCCCATGCTGGCCCTGGTCACCGACGCGGTGGCCCTGCTGGGCGGGTACATCATTGCGGCGGGGTATGATATCAACCTCCTCATGTACTGGAAGTCCCTGCCCCAGTTCATGGTGTTCCAGGACCTCATCGAGGGGGTGATGAAACCCTTTGTCTTCGGCACCCTCATCGCACTCATCGGCTGTTACGTGGGGCTTTCCACCCGTGGCGGCGCCGAAGGGGTGGGGACGTCGGCCAAGCGGGCAGTGGTCCTCTCATCGGTCATGGTGCTGGTGGCTGATTTTTTCATGACCAAGATATTCATCGTGTTCCGGTGA
- a CDS encoding ABC transporter ATP-binding protein, with product MLHLRKLSKDFAGTSLFAEIDWHLKKGERVGLVGENGAGKSTLMRIIAGLVEQTSGELIFARGATVGYLPQDGIVTRGRGLLAEAMTALEGLQSLERELHELTSRLEDTPHDAPDHGECLERYGRLQEEFRLRGGYAMEAEACRVLDGLGFTTGDRRRDCGEFSGGWQMRIALAKLLLKKPNVLLLDEPTNHLDIEARNWLEGYLQEYPHSVILVSHDRFFMDQVCHRITEVWNGTLTDYHCSYSRYLTAREERVAALREAKRRQDEEVAKIEDFINRFRYKADKAALVQSRVKQLEKIERIVLPPERRRIRFRFPDPPKSGRIVLELKGVTKAYGSHVVLDGIDLTVEKGERIALVGHNGAGKSTLMGVLAGKPFQGGERVAGHNVVADYFAQDQAQVLDGAKTAHEELLADAPFDMVPQLRDILGAFLFTGDDIHKRVEVLSGGERNRLALAKMLLRPSNLLLMDEPTNHLDLFSKEVLLDALKTFAGTVVFVSHDRHFIDGLATRVVEVEGGRLTSYHGDYEYYLRKKSADAGPAQQAATGRSPVPDPSSGPPAAESKEERQRQREEEKARQRDEKRRLKRLEELESAIAAEEGLLADLEARMADPAFFDDHEQARRGGEEHAGLTARIATLYGEWESVAAG from the coding sequence ATGCTCCATCTGAGAAAACTGTCAAAGGATTTCGCCGGCACCTCCCTGTTCGCGGAGATCGACTGGCATCTGAAAAAGGGGGAACGGGTCGGCCTCGTGGGCGAGAACGGAGCCGGGAAGTCGACCCTGATGCGCATCATTGCCGGGCTCGTGGAACAGACATCGGGCGAGCTCATCTTCGCCCGGGGCGCCACGGTGGGCTACCTTCCCCAGGACGGGATCGTGACCCGCGGACGGGGGCTTCTGGCGGAGGCCATGACCGCGCTGGAGGGCCTTCAGTCCCTGGAGCGGGAGCTGCACGAACTGACGTCGCGGCTGGAGGATACCCCCCATGATGCGCCGGATCACGGCGAGTGTCTCGAACGCTACGGCCGGCTCCAGGAGGAGTTCCGGCTGCGGGGCGGATACGCCATGGAGGCGGAGGCCTGCCGGGTCCTGGACGGGCTCGGCTTCACCACCGGCGACCGCCGGCGCGACTGCGGCGAGTTTTCCGGCGGCTGGCAGATGCGGATCGCCCTGGCCAAGCTCCTGCTGAAAAAGCCCAACGTGCTGCTGCTGGACGAACCCACCAACCACCTGGACATCGAGGCCCGCAACTGGCTTGAGGGGTATCTCCAGGAATATCCCCATTCGGTCATCCTCGTCTCCCACGACCGCTTCTTCATGGACCAGGTCTGCCACCGGATCACCGAGGTCTGGAACGGCACCCTTACCGACTATCATTGCTCGTACAGCCGCTACCTGACGGCCCGGGAGGAGCGGGTGGCGGCCCTGCGCGAGGCGAAGCGGCGCCAGGACGAGGAAGTTGCCAAGATCGAGGACTTCATCAACCGCTTCCGCTACAAGGCCGACAAGGCGGCCCTGGTCCAGTCGCGGGTCAAGCAGTTGGAAAAGATCGAGCGGATCGTGCTGCCACCGGAGCGCAGGAGGATCCGTTTCCGCTTCCCCGACCCCCCCAAGAGCGGCAGGATCGTGCTGGAGCTGAAGGGGGTGACCAAAGCCTACGGCAGCCACGTGGTCCTGGACGGGATCGACCTGACGGTGGAGAAGGGGGAGCGGATCGCCCTGGTGGGGCACAACGGCGCCGGCAAATCGACCCTCATGGGGGTGCTGGCCGGCAAGCCGTTCCAGGGAGGGGAGCGGGTCGCCGGCCACAACGTGGTTGCCGACTACTTCGCCCAGGACCAAGCCCAGGTGCTGGACGGCGCGAAAACAGCCCACGAGGAGCTGCTGGCGGACGCCCCCTTCGACATGGTGCCCCAGTTGCGGGACATCCTCGGCGCCTTCCTCTTCACCGGCGACGACATCCACAAGCGGGTGGAGGTCCTCTCGGGCGGCGAGCGGAACCGGCTGGCCCTGGCCAAGATGCTGCTGCGGCCCTCGAACCTGCTGCTGATGGACGAGCCCACCAACCACCTGGACCTCTTCAGCAAGGAGGTGCTGCTGGACGCCCTCAAGACCTTTGCCGGCACCGTGGTCTTCGTCTCCCACGACCGGCACTTCATTGACGGCCTGGCCACCCGGGTCGTGGAGGTGGAGGGGGGGCGGCTTACCAGCTACCACGGCGACTACGAGTACTATCTGCGGAAAAAGTCAGCGGACGCTGGCCCGGCCCAGCAGGCCGCCACTGGCCGGTCCCCGGTGCCTGACCCATCGTCCGGGCCGCCGGCCGCGGAATCCAAGGAGGAGCGGCAGCGCCAGCGGGAGGAGGAAAAGGCCCGCCAGCGGGATGAAAAGCGCCGCCTGAAGCGCCTCGAAGAGCTGGAATCCGCCATTGCCGCCGAAGAAGGGCTCCTGGCCGACCTGGAGGCGCGCATGGCTGATCCGGCCTTTTTCGATGACCACGAGCAGGCCCGGCGGGGGGGCGAAGAACATGCCGGACTCACCGCTCGCATCGCCACCCTGTACGGGGAATGGGAGAGCGTCGCCGCAGGCTGA
- a CDS encoding ABC transporter ATP-binding protein yields MSGGEQGIRMDKVSYSVGGRTILTEFDLFLAPGVNRTILGRSGAGKTTILRLMLGLIRPQAGTISIDGIPIGSLSESELIRLRKQIAIVFQGGALFDSLTVGENVGYRLLEEGRLSEGEIERIVLEKLSFVGLEHSIDFYPAELSGGMKKRVAIARALAAEPRYIFFDEPTTGLDPVGVYNIQHLMLGLQGEGKTTLMVTHDLETAFAVSERFSFLHDARLLFEGTEEEMRRCGVPDIREFLKPSEASLFRNNE; encoded by the coding sequence GTGAGCGGAGGCGAACAGGGCATCAGGATGGACAAGGTTTCCTACTCCGTGGGCGGGCGGACGATCCTCACGGAGTTCGACCTGTTTCTCGCGCCGGGCGTGAACCGCACCATCCTGGGACGGAGCGGGGCCGGCAAGACCACCATCCTGCGGCTCATGCTGGGACTCATCCGCCCCCAGGCCGGGACCATCTCCATCGACGGCATTCCCATCGGGAGCCTGAGCGAGAGCGAGCTGATCCGGCTCCGGAAGCAGATCGCCATCGTCTTCCAGGGGGGGGCGCTCTTCGACTCCCTCACGGTGGGAGAAAACGTGGGCTACCGGCTGCTGGAAGAGGGGCGCCTCAGCGAGGGGGAGATTGAGCGGATCGTGCTGGAAAAGCTCTCCTTCGTGGGGCTCGAGCACTCCATCGACTTCTATCCGGCCGAGCTCTCCGGCGGCATGAAAAAGCGGGTGGCCATCGCCCGGGCCCTGGCCGCCGAGCCGCGTTACATTTTCTTCGACGAGCCCACCACCGGCCTCGACCCGGTGGGGGTCTACAACATCCAGCACCTGATGCTCGGTCTGCAGGGGGAGGGGAAAACCACCCTGATGGTCACCCATGACCTGGAAACCGCCTTTGCCGTGTCCGAGCGATTTTCGTTCCTCCATGACGCGCGGCTCCTCTTCGAGGGGACCGAGGAAGAGATGCGCCGGTGCGGCGTGCCCGATATCCGCGAGTTCCTGAAGCCGTCGGAGGCGTCGCTCTTCAGAAATAACGAATAG
- a CDS encoding endopeptidase La, translating to MSESVSISVPAVLPLFPIREIVAFPYMIFPLFLKDDELTAFEDMLGHEQMVVLARTREEAASGQAPQLCEIGTLCKVNQIYRLPEGGGKVVLEGVVRVRILDVADTLPHIQVRCEAIHEFFEKSVVSEALVQSLNALLKIALSYGRPLPDDVMKMIDLIDNPARLADLVALYVNLALDEQQRLLETVDPLERLKKVYMHLTAEVQRLQVKGEVQAEVTRRVGKSQKEYLLREQMKQIQEELGEEDPRGTEMAELRSRIQNAGMPDEVRKIADKELKRLDRINPSSPEYTVARTYLDYLAGMPWGRSTADNHDINQAEAVLDEDHYDLKKVKERILEYLAVRTLRERMKGPILCFVGPPGVGKTSLGKSIARALGRKFIRMSLGGMRDEAEIRGHRRTYIGALPGRIIQEIFRCGSNNPVFMLDEVDKIGLDFRGDPASALLEVLDPEQNSTFTDHYLDVPFDLSNVMFITTANLLDPVPAALRDRMEVIRLSGYTDEEKEKIAVRYLIPKEVEENGLSATPPAFASAAIYKIIGDYTREAGVRNLQRNIASVCRKVAKEITQGKPLRETITPQVVEEFLGPRTFFNEVAAEQDRVGVVTGLAWTETGGDILFVEATRMKGKRDLILTGSLGDVMKESARTALSYVRATCADWGIDEGAFEDTDLHIHVPAGAIPKDGPSAGLTMVTAIVSLLSGRPARRDVAMTGEISLTGRALAIGGLKEKVLAARRAGVKTVVAPSRNRENLEDIPDDVKNELTFIFVDDVHEAVAAALQ from the coding sequence ATGTCCGAGTCCGTGTCGATATCAGTTCCCGCCGTTCTTCCGCTCTTCCCCATCCGGGAGATCGTAGCCTTTCCCTATATGATCTTCCCGCTGTTCCTCAAGGACGACGAACTGACCGCGTTCGAGGACATGCTCGGCCACGAGCAGATGGTGGTGCTCGCCCGGACCCGGGAAGAGGCGGCGTCCGGCCAGGCACCGCAGCTCTGCGAGATCGGCACCCTCTGCAAGGTGAACCAGATCTACCGGCTCCCCGAGGGGGGCGGCAAGGTGGTCCTGGAGGGGGTCGTGCGGGTCCGGATCCTGGACGTGGCGGATACGCTCCCCCACATCCAGGTCCGTTGCGAAGCGATCCACGAGTTCTTCGAAAAGTCGGTGGTTTCCGAAGCCCTGGTCCAGAGCCTCAACGCGCTCCTCAAGATCGCCCTTTCGTACGGTCGTCCCCTGCCGGACGACGTCATGAAGATGATCGACCTGATCGACAACCCGGCCCGGCTGGCGGACCTGGTGGCCCTCTACGTCAATCTCGCCCTGGACGAGCAGCAGCGGCTCCTGGAGACCGTGGACCCCCTGGAGCGGCTCAAGAAGGTGTACATGCACCTGACCGCCGAGGTGCAGCGGCTCCAGGTGAAGGGCGAAGTGCAGGCCGAAGTGACCCGCCGGGTGGGGAAGAGCCAGAAGGAGTACCTGCTGCGGGAGCAGATGAAGCAGATCCAGGAGGAGCTTGGCGAGGAGGACCCGCGCGGCACCGAGATGGCCGAACTGCGGAGCCGGATCCAGAACGCCGGCATGCCCGACGAGGTCCGCAAGATCGCCGACAAGGAACTCAAGCGGCTGGACCGGATCAATCCTTCATCCCCCGAATACACGGTGGCCCGCACCTATCTGGACTACCTGGCCGGCATGCCCTGGGGCAGGTCGACGGCGGACAACCATGACATCAACCAGGCCGAGGCGGTGCTGGACGAAGACCACTACGACCTGAAAAAGGTCAAGGAACGGATTCTCGAATACCTGGCCGTCCGGACCCTGCGCGAGAGGATGAAGGGGCCGATCCTCTGCTTCGTGGGCCCGCCGGGGGTGGGAAAGACGAGCCTCGGCAAGTCCATCGCCCGAGCCCTGGGGCGGAAGTTCATCCGGATGTCCCTGGGGGGGATGCGGGACGAGGCGGAAATTCGCGGCCATCGCCGCACCTATATCGGCGCGCTTCCGGGCCGGATCATCCAGGAGATTTTCCGCTGCGGCAGCAACAATCCGGTCTTCATGCTCGACGAGGTGGACAAGATCGGCCTCGACTTCCGGGGCGACCCGGCGAGCGCACTCCTGGAGGTGCTCGACCCGGAACAGAACAGCACCTTCACCGACCACTATCTGGACGTGCCCTTCGATCTCTCCAATGTCATGTTCATCACCACGGCCAACCTGCTGGACCCGGTGCCGGCGGCTCTCAGGGACCGGATGGAGGTGATCCGGCTGTCGGGCTACACCGACGAGGAGAAGGAAAAGATCGCGGTCCGCTACCTCATCCCCAAGGAGGTGGAGGAAAACGGCCTCTCCGCCACCCCCCCCGCCTTTGCGTCTGCCGCCATTTACAAGATCATCGGCGACTACACCCGGGAGGCCGGGGTGCGCAACCTGCAGCGGAACATCGCGTCGGTCTGCCGCAAGGTGGCCAAGGAGATCACCCAGGGCAAGCCCCTGCGGGAGACCATCACCCCCCAGGTGGTGGAGGAGTTTCTGGGGCCCCGCACCTTCTTTAACGAGGTGGCGGCGGAGCAGGATCGGGTCGGCGTGGTGACGGGGCTCGCCTGGACCGAGACCGGCGGAGACATCCTCTTCGTGGAGGCGACCCGCATGAAGGGCAAGCGGGATCTGATCCTGACCGGCAGCCTGGGGGACGTGATGAAGGAGTCGGCCCGGACCGCCCTTTCCTACGTGCGCGCCACCTGCGCTGACTGGGGGATCGACGAGGGGGCCTTCGAGGACACCGATCTCCACATCCACGTGCCGGCCGGGGCCATTCCCAAGGACGGCCCGTCCGCCGGGCTCACCATGGTGACCGCCATCGTGTCGCTGCTGTCGGGACGACCGGCCCGACGCGACGTGGCCATGACCGGCGAGATCAGCCTCACCGGCCGGGCGCTGGCCATCGGCGGCCTTAAGGAGAAGGTCCTGGCGGCCCGGCGGGCCGGGGTCAAGACCGTGGTGGCGCCCTCGCGCAACCGGGAGAACCTTGAGGATATCCCCGACGACGTGAAGAATGAGCTTACCTTCATCTTTGTGGATGACGTGCACGAGGCGGTGGCTGCCGCGCTCCAGTGA